The Lutra lutra chromosome 15, mLutLut1.2, whole genome shotgun sequence genome includes a region encoding these proteins:
- the OPTC gene encoding opticin, translating into MKQTAFLSLLALALLGTGTASLPKERKRRDPAGEGDAYGLLGNYVLGLDNYDEVIDLSDYEGLTDYGDQLPEVKVTSPAPPTRVGSAQSTVTPRTLSSKPPMNRLTKLGLLDSPGSHGLPTCLVCVCLGSSVYCDDADLESIPPLPKTTAYLYARFNRIRQIRAGDFKGLTKLKRINLSSNSISSIDDDALRLLPELQDLILPENQLGALPALPASLEVLDVRQNQLRSSGIQPGAFRALEKLQFLYLADNLLGSIPGPLPLSLRSLHLQNNMIETMQSDAFCDTEEHKHSRRQLEDIRLDGNPINLGLFPSAYFCLPRLPIGRCC; encoded by the exons ATGAAGCAAACGGCTTTCCTGAGCCTGCTGGCTTTGGCGCTGCTAGGGACAGGGACTGCCTCTCTCccgaaggagaggaagaggagagatccGGCCGGGGAAGGCGATGCTTACGGGCTCCTGGGCAATTATGTCCTGGGCCTGGACAACTACGATGAGGTCATTGACCTGAGCGACTATGAGGGGCTCACAGACTATGGGGACCAGCTCCCCGAG GTCAAAGTGACCAGCCCGGCTCCTCCAACCAGGGTCGGTTCCGCTCAGAGCACAGTGACTCCGAGGACACTCTCCTCCAAGCCCCCAATGAACAGGCTTACGAAACTGGGCCTCCTGGACTCCCCAGGCAGCCATG GCCTGCCCACCTGTCTGGTCTGCGTGTGCCTTGGTTCCTCTGTGTACTGTGACGATGCCGACCTAGAGAGCATCCCTCCTCTTCCCAAGACAACCGCTTACCTGTACGCCCGCTTCAACCGCATCCGCCAGATCCGAGCCGGAGACTTCAAAGGGCTGA CAAAACTGAAGCGGATCAACCTTTCCAGCAATTCTATCTCCTCCATTGATGACGACGCCCTCCGGCTGCTGCCTGAGCTGCAGGATCTGATCCTTCCAGAAAACCAGCTGGGGGCTCTGCCTGCGCTGCCCGCCAGCCTCGAGGTCCTGGACGTCCGCCAGAACCAGCTCCGGAGCTCGGGGATACAGCCTGGAGCCTTCAGG GCGCTAGAGAAGCTGCAGTTCCTCTACCTGGCTGACAATCTTCTGGGCTCCATTCCCGGGCCTCTGCCTCTGAGCCTGCGCTCGCTGCACTTGCAG AATAACATGATAGAGACCATGCAGAGCGATGCCTTCTGTGACACCGAGGAGCACAAACACAGCCGGAGGCAGCTGGAGGACATCCGTCTGGATGGCAATCCCATCAACCTGGGCCTCTTCCCCAGCGCCTACTTCTGCCTGCCTCGGCTCCCCATCGGCCGCTGCTGCTAG
- the PRELP gene encoding prolargin, whose amino-acid sequence MRSSLYWLLPLLLILASVAQGQLTRRPRPRPRPRPRPRPTPSIPPPHEPSEPTDLPPPLPPGPPSIFPDCPRECYCPPDFPSALYCDSRNLRKVPVIPPRIHYLYLQNNFITELPVESFQNATGLRWINLDNNRIRKIDQKVLEKLPSLIFLYMEKNQLEEVPSALPRHLEQLRLSQNQISRIPPGVFSKLDSLLLLDLQHNKLSDGVFKPDTFQGLKNLMQLNLAHNILRKMPPKVPTAIHQLYLDSNRIETIPNGYFKGFPNLAFIRLNYNRLSDRGLPKNSFNISNLLVLHLSHNKISSVPAINNKLEHLYLNNNSIEKINGTQICPNNLVAFHDFSSDLENVPHLRYLRLDGNHLKPPIPLDLMMCFRLLQSVVI is encoded by the exons ATGAGGTCATCCCTCTACTGGCTCCTCCCACTTCTCCTCATCTTGGCCTCGGTGGCCCAAGGCCAGCTGACAAGGCGACCAagacccaggcccaggcccagaccCAGACCCAGGCCCACACCCAGCATTCCTCCGCCCCATGAGCCATCGGAGCCTACagacctgccccctcctctccctccaggccCCCCTTCTATCTTCCCTGACTGCCCCCGGGAATGCTACTGCCCCCCGGATTTCCCGTCCGCCCTCTACTGTGACAGCCGCAACCTCCGGAAGGTCCCTGTCATCCCCCCCCGCATCCATTACCTCTACCTGCAGAACAACTTCATAACGGAGCTCCCCGTGGAGTCCTTCCAGAATGCCACCGGCCTGAGGTGGATCAACCTGGATAACAACCGGATTCGCAAGATAGACCAGAAGGTTCTGGAGAAACTGCCCAGTCTGATATTCCTCTACATGGAGAAGAACCAGCTCGAAGAAGTGCCCTCGGCCCTGCCCCGGCACCTGGAGCAGTTGAGGCTCAGTCAGAACCAGATCTCCAGAATCCCACCCGGCGTCTTCAGCAAGCTGGACAGCTTGCTGCTCCTGGATCTCCAGCACAACAAGCTAAGCGACGGCGTCTTCAAGCCCGACACCTTCCAGGGCCTCAAGAACCTCATGCAGCTCAACCTGGCCCACAATATCCTGAGGAAGATGCCCCCCAAGGTGCCCACGGCCATTCACCAGCTCTACCTGGACAGCAACAGGATCGAGACCATCCCGAATGGCTACTTCAAGGGTTTCCCCAACCTTGCTTTCATTCGCCTGAACTACAACAGGCTGTCAGACCGGGGGCTCCCCAAGAACTCCTTCAACATCTCCAACCTGCTCGTGCTCCACCTGTCCCACAACAAGATCAGCAGCGTGCCCGCCATCAACAACAAGCTGGAGCACCTGTACCTCAACAACAACAGCATAGAGA AGATCAATGGGACCCAGATTTGCCCCAACAATCTAGTTGCCTTCCATGACTTCTCCTCCGATCTGGAGAACGTGCCACACCTCCGCTACCTGCGGCTGGACGGGAACCATCTGAAGCCACCCATCCCACTGGACCTCATGATGTGCTTCCGTCTGCTGCAGTCCGTGGTTATTTAG